The DNA segment TTAAAAATAAGCTAAAATTAAGCTTTTGGGTTCATACCCCAACTATAAAGGAAATCCCTTTTTTTTAAAAATAAAGTGCCTGATTAAAGGGTTATTCTGATAGGATAAATTAAGTAAATATTTACCTTTATTATATTTTATAGAATTAAACTATATCTAATAGTATCAAAAACTATTGTGCATCTTACACTAAAATATAATTTTTGAACTTAAATTTCTTAATAGAAATAATTTCTTATTTTAGATTTTTTTATTTAATTCTAATAAAATATTTTTCTTATTTATTTTATTTTTTAGTACATTTATCTCTATTTCATCTAATACATGATTTGGCTGTTGAATTGGATTAGAAATTAATCTTCTAAGATTTATCCCCCTCATTTCTAACTCAAATAATTTATTAGCATCAGAAGCCTCATTAAAATATTTTTTAACTCAAACTATTGCCTCTATTAATTTTTTATTTACAATTTTAATAATATTAATTTTAATAAAAAATTTTGAAATAAATAATTTAATTTTAATTATAATAAATTCTTCAATATTAATAAAAATAGGAAGAACTCCTTTTCATTTTTGATTTCCTAATATTATTGAAGGATTATCATGATTTAATAGATTTATTTTAATAACTTGACAAAAAATTACCCCTATAATTATTCTTTCTTATTGTTTTAATAAAAATTTTATTATTATTATTATTATTTTCAATATTATTATTGGAGCTATTGGAGGATTAAATCAAACTTCTTTACGTAAATTAATAGCTTTCTCTTCAATTAATAATTTAGGATGAATAATAAGTGCAATTATAATTAGTCAAACTCTATGAATATTTTATTTTTTTTTATATTCTTTTATAATTACAATTATATGCTTTTTATTTCACATATTAAATATATATTTTATTAACCAATTATTTATTAAT comes from the Helicoverpa zea mitochondrion, complete genome genome and includes:
- the ND2 gene encoding NADH dehydrogenase subunit 2, with product MFLFNSNKMFFLFILFFSTFISISSNTWFGCWIGLEINLLSFIPLISNSNNLLASEASLKYFLTQTIASINFLFTILMMLILMKNFEMNNLILIMMNSSMLMKMGSTPFHFWFPNIIEGLSWFNSFILMTWQKITPMIILSYCFNKNFIIIIIIFNIIIGAIGGLNQTSLRKLMAFSSINNLGWMMSAIMISQTLWMFYFFLYSFMITIMCFLFHMLNMYFINQLFINNMNFLIKINLLINFLSLGGLPPFIGFFPKWIIINFLINNNMYLLTLLFMMMSLIMLFYYIRITYSAFMFNYLKMKWFKIFIKNNYFMMINFLSFISMMGMILSTFFFY